From the Leptospira sp. WS60.C2 genome, one window contains:
- the ilvB gene encoding biosynthetic-type acetolactate synthase large subunit, producing MTSTTEAITGGRLMVELLEEAGVEIVFGYPGGAILPFYDELYHSKKIKHILVRHEQGAIHMAEGYARSTGKLGVCIATSGPGATNLITGLTDAKMDSVPILAITGQVATDAIGTDAFQEADIFGITIPITKYNALIKKADDLARHFEEAIKIAMGGRPGPVLLDFPKDVQLEKTTVRKAPSLKIAPHHYERPKVKGDPQEFADGLNQAKRPLLYVGGGAINSFASAEIKALAEKANAPVTTTLMGLGAFPGTHPLSVGMLGMHGTAYANKAVLECDYILNLGARFDDRVAKYQDFAPNAVRAHVDIDAAEFNKRINVDYILHGDLKDAIREILPFVKGGDRTEWIQRIQTLKQNHPLEYDNSGESIKPQDFLHRVYTKTKGEAIVSTDVGQHQMWAAQYYLFDKPNTWLTSGGLGTMGYGLPAAIGAKFGNPDKTVICVTGDGSFQMCIQELATIAQSKLGVKILLFNNNFLGMVRQWQELFYEERFSESQWTYNPNFVKLAESYDIPAMRIEKKSEIDKGVEFFLKDNGSALIEVMIPAEEKVFPMIPAGKSQQDLIEFKDLGKLKK from the coding sequence ATGACATCTACAACCGAAGCAATCACTGGCGGCCGGCTTATGGTCGAATTATTGGAAGAAGCGGGTGTGGAAATCGTCTTCGGATACCCTGGTGGTGCCATTCTCCCTTTCTACGACGAACTGTATCATAGCAAAAAAATCAAACACATCCTCGTTCGCCATGAACAAGGTGCCATCCATATGGCAGAAGGGTATGCACGTTCCACAGGGAAGTTAGGTGTTTGTATCGCCACTTCTGGACCAGGTGCCACTAACTTAATCACGGGACTTACGGATGCGAAGATGGATTCGGTACCGATCCTTGCCATCACAGGCCAAGTTGCGACGGATGCCATAGGAACCGACGCGTTCCAAGAAGCTGATATTTTTGGAATCACGATTCCGATTACGAAATACAATGCTCTTATCAAAAAAGCGGATGATCTTGCACGCCACTTTGAAGAAGCAATTAAGATTGCTATGGGTGGAAGGCCAGGGCCTGTTCTACTTGATTTTCCAAAAGATGTTCAATTGGAAAAAACAACAGTTCGCAAAGCACCTTCATTGAAAATCGCTCCGCATCATTACGAAAGACCAAAAGTAAAAGGGGACCCTCAAGAATTTGCGGATGGTCTAAACCAAGCCAAACGCCCGTTACTCTATGTGGGTGGTGGTGCGATCAATTCATTTGCCTCTGCAGAAATCAAAGCTCTAGCCGAAAAGGCAAATGCTCCTGTCACAACAACACTCATGGGTCTTGGGGCATTCCCAGGAACTCATCCACTATCGGTGGGGATGTTAGGAATGCATGGAACAGCTTATGCCAACAAAGCCGTGTTAGAATGTGATTATATCCTCAACTTAGGGGCTCGGTTTGATGACCGTGTTGCCAAATACCAAGATTTTGCACCGAATGCAGTGAGAGCCCATGTCGACATCGATGCAGCAGAATTTAATAAACGAATCAATGTCGATTATATTTTGCATGGTGACCTAAAGGATGCCATCCGCGAAATTTTACCTTTTGTCAAAGGGGGAGATCGCACCGAGTGGATTCAAAGGATTCAAACTCTCAAACAAAATCATCCACTAGAGTATGATAACAGTGGTGAGAGTATCAAACCACAAGACTTCTTACATCGTGTCTATACCAAAACAAAGGGAGAAGCGATTGTCTCCACAGATGTTGGTCAGCACCAAATGTGGGCGGCTCAGTATTATCTATTTGATAAACCGAACACTTGGCTTACCTCTGGCGGTCTTGGAACGATGGGGTATGGACTTCCTGCAGCCATTGGTGCCAAATTTGGAAATCCAGATAAAACTGTGATTTGTGTGACGGGAGATGGATCCTTCCAAATGTGTATTCAGGAACTTGCAACGATTGCACAATCTAAGTTAGGTGTTAAGATTTTGCTTTTTAATAATAATTTCCTTGGCATGGTTCGTCAGTGGCAGGAACTATTTTACGAAGAACGTTTTAGCGAGTCCCAATGGACCTACAATCCTAACTTTGTGAAACTTGCAGAATCCTACGATATTCCTGCGATGAGGATTGAAAAAAAATCTGAGATCGACAAAGGTGTAGAATTTTTCTTAAAAGACAATGGATCTGCACTGATTGAAGTGATGATCCCTGCAGAAGAAAAAGTATTCCCGATGATTCCAGCTGGAAAATCACAACAAGATCTCATCGAATTTAAAGACTTGGGGAAATTGAAAAAATGA
- a CDS encoding tetratricopeptide repeat protein translates to MENAEIEKTQEDEKFTKIKALAKEAYRFLDQGRFKEAKERLDILLDEDPSNTYGLVGLGDYYAKTKQPEQAIQYYRKCLSGDSTNKFSLMGLMNAYRDLNSLKRIIEVAEEFHHITITDASILSRVADAHRKLKNFKESEVYYMEALQINPNDQYVIVGLGHLYFACQRYADAILWWEKLLGSQPNNIKILTEIGNSYRKIKDFDKAVLYYERAKDLDPKNFFALYGLAESYRGKKDFKTAITYWEKILESDPDNKLIINRYADSLRGLGNYDKALECFNKILASGDDYFALLGKAAALRLIGDLEKAEEIYLGLLSKSPNDPRPALELSDLWDIMGKKPQAIKLLEDLSKKNPSNEAIRERIEYLKD, encoded by the coding sequence ATGGAAAATGCCGAAATCGAAAAAACACAAGAAGATGAGAAATTCACAAAAATAAAAGCTCTTGCAAAAGAAGCCTACCGTTTTCTCGATCAAGGTCGCTTCAAAGAGGCAAAAGAACGATTAGACATATTACTAGATGAAGATCCTTCGAATACATACGGACTTGTCGGGCTTGGTGATTATTATGCAAAAACAAAACAACCAGAACAAGCTATCCAATACTATCGAAAATGTTTGAGTGGTGATTCCACAAACAAGTTTTCGCTTATGGGACTCATGAATGCCTACAGAGATCTCAATAGCTTAAAACGAATCATCGAAGTAGCAGAAGAGTTTCACCACATAACAATCACAGATGCAAGTATCTTATCTCGAGTTGCCGATGCCCACAGAAAGTTAAAAAACTTCAAAGAATCAGAAGTCTATTATATGGAAGCCCTTCAAATCAACCCTAATGACCAATATGTCATCGTGGGACTTGGGCATTTATACTTTGCATGCCAAAGATATGCTGATGCGATTCTTTGGTGGGAAAAACTTCTCGGTAGCCAACCAAACAATATCAAAATTTTAACGGAGATTGGCAATAGTTATCGCAAAATCAAAGACTTTGACAAAGCAGTCCTCTACTATGAAAGAGCAAAAGACTTAGATCCTAAAAACTTTTTTGCTCTTTACGGACTTGCTGAATCCTATCGCGGGAAAAAAGATTTTAAAACGGCAATCACCTATTGGGAAAAAATTCTAGAATCAGATCCTGACAACAAACTCATCATCAATCGTTATGCAGACTCGCTCAGAGGTCTTGGGAACTACGACAAAGCACTCGAATGTTTTAATAAAATTCTTGCTAGTGGTGACGATTATTTCGCACTTCTTGGAAAAGCGGCCGCCTTACGACTCATTGGCGACCTAGAAAAAGCAGAAGAAATTTACTTAGGACTCCTTTCTAAGTCACCCAATGATCCAAGACCTGCCCTTGAACTCTCGGACCTTTGGGATATTATGGGAAAAAAACCACAAGCGATCAAACTTTTGGAAGACCTATCAAAGAAAAACCCATCGAATGAGGCCATTCGTGAGCGCATTGAATATTTAAAAGATTAG
- a CDS encoding MFS transporter — protein sequence MKTISKTVWLLSLVSFFTDIASEMLYPILPIYLKSIGYSILFIGFLEGIAEVVAGYSKGYFGNLSDQIGKRVPFVRFGYALSAISKPLLAISRSPYLVLFSRTMDRIGKGVRTGARDALLSEETTASSKAQIFGFHRSFDTLGAVIGPSLALIFLAIYPNQYIYLFYLAVVPGFISIGLTFLLKEKENQTKQMRRTTSLFSYLSYWKQTNSNYRKLVFGLIVFAFWNSSDVFLILKAKEVGLTDITVIGIYIFYNFVYAIFAYPVGILADRLGLKRMFLFGIFMFILVYWIMGTFQTVTWIVFAFFLYGLFASATEGIGKAWISNLVPSEEVGTAIGMFTGLQSFATFFASFIAGWIWFSFGAGVTFLVTGMFAFLVWIYLLISKIDEKT from the coding sequence GTGAAAACTATTTCCAAAACAGTATGGTTACTCTCGCTTGTGAGTTTTTTTACAGACATCGCAAGCGAAATGTTATACCCAATTTTACCAATTTACCTAAAGTCCATTGGTTATTCGATCCTCTTCATTGGATTTTTGGAAGGGATCGCGGAAGTTGTCGCTGGATATAGCAAAGGGTATTTTGGAAATCTCTCCGATCAGATTGGGAAACGGGTTCCTTTTGTGCGATTTGGTTATGCATTGAGTGCCATCTCCAAACCCTTGTTAGCCATAAGTCGATCGCCATACCTTGTCTTATTTTCCCGTACAATGGATCGGATTGGAAAGGGGGTTCGCACTGGTGCACGGGACGCTTTATTATCAGAAGAAACCACTGCTTCCTCAAAAGCACAGATTTTTGGATTCCACCGTTCCTTTGATACACTTGGAGCCGTGATTGGTCCAAGTCTCGCATTAATCTTTTTGGCAATCTATCCCAATCAATATATCTATTTGTTTTATTTGGCAGTTGTGCCAGGTTTCATTTCGATAGGACTTACTTTTTTATTAAAAGAGAAGGAAAACCAAACGAAACAAATGAGAAGAACAACTAGTTTGTTTTCTTATCTTTCGTATTGGAAACAAACAAATTCCAATTATCGAAAGTTAGTTTTTGGTTTGATCGTTTTTGCATTTTGGAACAGTTCCGATGTTTTTTTGATCCTCAAGGCTAAAGAAGTGGGACTCACAGACATAACAGTCATTGGGATTTATATTTTTTATAATTTCGTGTATGCTATTTTTGCCTATCCAGTTGGCATATTAGCGGATCGTTTGGGACTCAAACGAATGTTTTTATTCGGAATTTTTATGTTCATTCTTGTGTATTGGATTATGGGAACCTTCCAAACTGTGACTTGGATTGTCTTTGCCTTTTTTTTATACGGTCTTTTTGCAAGTGCAACGGAAGGAATTGGAAAAGCTTGGATTAGTAACCTTGTGCCTTCCGAGGAAGTAGGAACTGCCATTGGAATGTTCACTGGTTTACAGAGTTTTGCTACTTTTTTTGCAAGTTTCATTGCCGGTTGGATTTGGTTTTCGTTTGGAGCAGGTGTTACTTTTTTAGTAACAGGAATGTTTGCCTTCTTGGTATGGATTTATCTTCTGATTTCAAAAATAGATGAAAAAACTTGA
- a CDS encoding P83/100 family protein translates to MRISRSIIICLIVVGFSLTAQSKAPLGESEIKGSKKIEFINRSLRKASDDIIQENTETGKKLAETLSKETTANADGVKIQRFLPGPDGKLGADVLSISESQGFDHINSIGRILAAYIEKSFQYKTGNAETLAQYILYYNATHRKDAKFFGKKYTSAVIESTSADKLGIDTVYKNWPGKTQIIIPIEGNILKDSGKDLTTDELEKDVNRTVKDKEKDPATKQKMEDEAKKMDKLQTDKIKEEKKVLQDKKEQVAKEGQNLQDKKDSLKKQEAEAVASLNELKKDPVKNKTEIEKKTEEIKKIEQEKKDTDQKAQVVEAKKEELNKKEEQLAKKEEARTGTTTSGDGAKKEDAVQKVEAKVEELKNELAQTKEELKKKEEQSDNVVNNKILFMKFIKYDTDGHYSNELWAIDPAKDDALFKSPYNNICSKEFKEIANQGVLVLGYDGEKVETRKHKLVLLDPDKLGVKKTSESADIFWRTPMINRDDKIYVIEKVKDKYHVSRFKTDLTFEKRTEEPVEENSELTFFGDKIYVTGKPKEGDKTTIKVFKKEDLSLLKTIAP, encoded by the coding sequence ATGAGAATCTCTCGTTCCATCATCATTTGTCTAATTGTTGTCGGTTTTTCGCTGACAGCCCAATCCAAAGCCCCACTCGGAGAATCCGAAATCAAGGGTTCCAAAAAAATCGAATTCATCAACCGTTCCTTACGTAAGGCATCTGATGACATCATCCAAGAAAACACAGAAACAGGTAAAAAACTGGCAGAAACTCTCTCCAAAGAAACGACAGCCAATGCCGATGGAGTGAAAATCCAAAGGTTTCTTCCAGGGCCTGATGGCAAACTCGGCGCAGATGTCCTTTCCATTTCGGAATCCCAAGGTTTTGATCACATCAATTCCATTGGAAGGATCCTTGCGGCTTACATCGAAAAGTCCTTTCAATACAAAACAGGCAATGCGGAAACCTTGGCTCAGTACATTTTGTACTATAATGCAACTCACAGAAAAGACGCAAAATTTTTTGGTAAAAAATATACATCAGCAGTCATCGAATCTACATCTGCTGATAAATTAGGAATCGATACTGTTTACAAAAATTGGCCAGGCAAAACGCAAATCATCATTCCGATTGAAGGAAACATCTTAAAGGACAGCGGGAAAGATCTGACGACAGATGAGTTGGAAAAAGATGTGAACCGCACGGTGAAGGACAAAGAAAAAGATCCAGCCACCAAACAAAAGATGGAAGACGAAGCCAAAAAAATGGATAAGTTGCAAACCGATAAAATCAAAGAAGAAAAAAAGGTATTGCAAGATAAAAAGGAACAAGTGGCAAAAGAAGGACAGAATCTCCAAGACAAAAAAGATTCTCTCAAAAAACAAGAAGCAGAAGCTGTTGCTAGTCTCAATGAACTGAAAAAAGATCCCGTTAAAAACAAAACGGAAATCGAGAAAAAAACAGAAGAAATCAAAAAGATTGAACAAGAGAAAAAAGACACGGATCAAAAGGCACAAGTTGTTGAAGCCAAAAAAGAAGAGTTAAATAAAAAAGAAGAACAACTTGCGAAAAAAGAAGAAGCAAGAACGGGAACAACCACTTCAGGAGATGGTGCCAAAAAAGAAGATGCTGTTCAGAAAGTAGAAGCTAAAGTCGAAGAATTAAAGAACGAACTGGCGCAAACAAAAGAAGAACTGAAGAAAAAGGAAGAACAAAGTGATAATGTTGTGAACAACAAAATCCTTTTCATGAAGTTCATCAAATACGATACCGACGGTCATTATTCCAATGAACTTTGGGCGATTGATCCTGCCAAAGACGATGCTCTTTTCAAAAGTCCATACAATAACATTTGTTCAAAGGAATTTAAAGAAATCGCAAACCAAGGTGTGCTTGTTCTTGGTTATGACGGTGAAAAAGTAGAAACTCGAAAACACAAACTCGTGTTATTAGATCCAGACAAATTGGGTGTGAAAAAAACGAGTGAATCTGCCGATATTTTCTGGCGAACACCCATGATTAATCGTGATGACAAAATCTACGTGATCGAAAAAGTAAAAGACAAGTACCATGTATCTCGTTTTAAAACGGATCTTACGTTTGAGAAACGAACTGAAGAACCAGTCGAAGAAAATTCAGAACTCACTTTTTTCGGTGATAAAATTTACGTCACTGGAAAACCTAAAGAAGGAGACAAAACTACCATCAAAGTTTTCAAAAAAGAAGACTTAAGTTTACTCAAAACCATCGCTCCGTAA